The DNA sequence AAACTTCCGCGAGTGGCTGGTATACTTTCTGAATAACATCCACAATTACGATAACGATTACAGCAAGGATCTGGCCGAATTACTTCCACACAACTTCAAACTTCAAAACCAGATTTGTAACAGTTCCATCTCCTAAGCCTCTCAAAGTTCTCCGAACATTTTAGAGAACCTCTGAAAGTGGGTTGCTGGTTTTCTAAGAAAATATAACGGAGTTTACCGAATGCTTACTTTTTTTTAATGTTGTTGTCGGGCGTATTGTTTAAAGAATTGAATTAATGGCATACAAATGGAATTCATATGGTCAAATGCTATGCGTGTCGATTTCAGTTCATGCTCGATTTGTTGTTGATTGATCTGTATCTCAGAGAACAATGATGCAAGGCAGTTTAATGAAGTCTGAAACTCTTTGAGCCTTTCTATAAATCTTGATTATTCGCGTTCTGTTTATCTCTTTGTTTCACTCGAAAGCAATTTATAAGTAAATTACTGCTTCCCAGAAAATCTGTCTATAAATAGCTGTCATCCTGAGCAGAACAAAGAATCTTGGATTTTTAAACGGACACCAATATAAATGAATATTTATTGTTGGTATTATGAATGGCCTGTGTTTCTATAATGCTTTCAGTTGGCGGCATAAAAATAGGCCAGATCGCATCATTCGTTATTCGGAATGTGTGGATCTGACCTTAATTTTTAGAATTGGCAAATACAGTCTGCTACTTTTGCAGCTAGTTCATTTTAAATGATACCATCTTATTTTAATTTTCCTACAGCAATTTCTGTGGCTTTTAGAATGGCTTCATTCGATAGCGGTTCGCCAACGGCTTGCTTCATCCACTCGTTAGGTGTAAGCTGACCTAATGCAAATATACGCAGTACTTCAGGTGCAAACTCGTGCGTTTTAAAATGTTCTTCAAGTTGAAAATGTATGAGGTGCCCAAATGCATAATTGGGCAGGTACATGGGTGAATTGATCATGTGTGAATAGATACCCAGTATAGTTTGGTCTTTCATTCCAAAAACTGGCGCATAATACGTATTCCAAACGTCTTTACTAATTTCAATTACGGCATCTCTCAAGTCTGATGCTGTGCTATTTGGATTGTCATACAGCCATTGCCACATTTTCATGTCAACCATCGAAACTCCCATGATTTCGTAAACCGACCAGAAAATATCAAGTGTTTTCAGGTATTCTTTCTCCGGATCTGTATTTTTCATATTAAGTAGAAACAGGTCCCGCTCCTGAAAAACAAAGGCGAGTGCTTCAGTAAATGCGGTGTTCGGAACTCCATTGATCATGTAATTTGGCACGTTATTCAACGAGATGGTTTGTTCCACATTGTGACCAAACTCGTGAACCGCGATATTATATCCTTTATAGTTCATACCGGTTGCTGGAATTCGGGTGCGCAGATGGGCTTTTTCTGCTTTCATGGATGCACCCCAGGCATGGCCCGAACCTCGTGCCGGATCTACTGAAACCCGTGATGAAATAAAGTCTGCTTTTTCTTTGGTGAATCCCAGTTTGAGAAGGATGTTGCCTAAATCAGCCTCCAAAGCTTTTGCGTTCGGATACTTTTTTTCAGTGATTGCATTCAGGCTTTCTTCGTTGATTGAACTTCTTGCCTTAAACCCATCGTACCAGATGTCCCACGGAGATAAGTCTCTCCCGAGCCGTTTCTTAATGATTTCAGCAACTTCCTTTACCTGAGCTGAACTTAAAAATTCGTTGAATAGTTTCTGAACTTCGGGTTGTGGAATTTGCATACCAACAGAAAAGGCTCGTTGAATGGCCGTTGGCATGGCCGGTTCATACTTGTCGAATGCCTGATAAACATGAAAATTATTCAGGATTTGTTGGTAGCGGCCATCGATTTCAGGTTCAGCTTCGGTCTTTGTTCCTGAAACGAATACTTCGTTGGTTGCCGGATTCCAATCTTGTTTTCCGGAGTTGATTACCATTTTGGGGATTGATTGATCGACAATCCGCTGCATAATCTGGTAGATTAAAGCCTGTTTTTTTAACCCAACTTCCTTGTTGGCATAATTGGCTTTGATTTCATCGCGAAGGTTCCAATGGCTCAATAGAACCATGTTTTCCGGAAAAAGCTTTTGGTTGTCATCATTCAGAATGTTGCCCATGTATATATTGTAATCGGCGATGTAGGCATCACCTTCGGCAGCTACTTTCGAGGCTTGCTGAATCAATTCAGAAGGTACCCG is a window from the Aquipluma nitroreducens genome containing:
- a CDS encoding gluzincin family metallopeptidase produces the protein MIRNSIFILACVIMTTACQPTPKKQSTPTPSGITEATVADAVKEISNKMEGNKSDLIEKGVRHAASLWRDNDGTSEDFVKFCSENYLADPAQKEASFYRFAEYLESLNGHFNKLSLDMQENVQLMKGEVLPIDAQFAAYNPGAHMINDFYDNKIAFIVALNFPYYTTEEKNISGANWTPLQWGYARLGDVFSSRVPSELIQQASKVAAEGDAYIADYNIYMGNILNDDNQKLFPENMVLLSHWNLRDEIKANYANKEVGLKKQALIYQIMQRIVDQSIPKMVINSGKQDWNPATNEVFVSGTKTEAEPEIDGRYQQILNNFHVYQAFDKYEPAMPTAIQRAFSVGMQIPQPEVQKLFNEFLSSAQVKEVAEIIKKRLGRDLSPWDIWYDGFKARSSINEESLNAITEKKYPNAKALEADLGNILLKLGFTKEKADFISSRVSVDPARGSGHAWGASMKAEKAHLRTRIPATGMNYKGYNIAVHEFGHNVEQTISLNNVPNYMINGVPNTAFTEALAFVFQERDLFLLNMKNTDPEKEYLKTLDIFWSVYEIMGVSMVDMKMWQWLYDNPNSTASDLRDAVIEISKDVWNTYYAPVFGMKDQTILGIYSHMINSPMYLPNYAFGHLIHFQLEEHFKTHEFAPEVLRIFALGQLTPNEWMKQAVGEPLSNEAILKATEIAVGKLK